A single region of the Halopiger xanaduensis SH-6 genome encodes:
- the acs gene encoding acetate--CoA ligase, with the protein MSQEEVSLEARLEEQEAFDPPESFVEQANVSDPSIYEEFEENWPECWERAADLLSWEEEYDTVLEDGDAPFYEWFTGGELNASYNCLDRHVEDGAKNRAAIKWEGELGETRTYTYGELLNEVEAFAATLRDLGVEEDDVVTLYMPMIPELPVAMLACARIGAPHSVVFAGFSADALATRMNSADSEYLVTCDGYYRRGDALDHISKANEGLEDVEHEVSDVVVVDRLGDALNHSLGDNQHDYDELVAEHEGASVEPVSRDAEDMLFLMYTSGTTGQPKGVKHTTGGYLAYTAWTSHSVLDIKPEDTYWCSADIGWITGHSYIVYGPLALGTTTVMYEGTPDYPEKDRLWDIVEKNRVDVFYTAPTAIRAFMKWGQQYPDQHDLSSLRLLGTVGEPINPRAWKWYYKHIGNEECPIVDTWWQTETGGMMITTLPAINTMKPGSAGPPLPGIDAQVVDAEGDEVDAGKAGYVTVNNPWPGMLRTLYKNDERFINEYWDEYSDADADEWVYFPEDGAKIDDDGYITILGRVDDVINVSGHRLGTMEIESAVVGVEGVAEAAVVGGDHDVKGEAVYVYAIPEDGYEPNEDLEEQVVEGVVDAIGPIARPEEVIFTPELPKTRSGKIMRRLLEDIASGNELGNTSTLRNPEVVDDIKEQVAGD; encoded by the coding sequence ATGTCACAGGAGGAAGTCAGTCTCGAGGCGCGACTCGAGGAGCAAGAGGCGTTCGACCCTCCCGAGTCGTTCGTCGAGCAGGCGAACGTGTCGGATCCGTCGATCTACGAGGAGTTCGAGGAGAACTGGCCGGAGTGTTGGGAGCGCGCGGCCGATCTGCTCTCCTGGGAGGAGGAGTACGACACCGTCCTCGAGGACGGCGACGCGCCGTTCTACGAATGGTTCACCGGTGGGGAGTTGAACGCGTCGTACAACTGCCTCGATCGCCACGTAGAGGACGGCGCCAAGAACCGCGCGGCGATCAAGTGGGAGGGCGAACTGGGGGAGACTCGCACCTACACGTACGGCGAACTGCTGAACGAGGTCGAAGCGTTCGCCGCGACGCTGCGGGATCTCGGCGTCGAGGAGGACGACGTCGTCACCCTCTACATGCCGATGATCCCGGAGCTGCCGGTCGCGATGCTCGCCTGCGCTCGCATCGGCGCGCCCCACAGCGTCGTCTTCGCCGGCTTCTCCGCGGACGCGCTCGCGACGCGGATGAACTCCGCGGACAGCGAGTACCTGGTCACCTGCGACGGCTACTACCGCCGCGGTGACGCCCTCGACCACATCTCGAAGGCCAACGAGGGCCTCGAGGACGTCGAGCACGAGGTTTCCGACGTCGTGGTCGTCGACCGGCTGGGCGACGCGCTCAACCACTCGCTGGGCGACAACCAGCACGACTACGACGAACTCGTCGCGGAACACGAGGGCGCGTCGGTCGAACCCGTCTCCCGAGATGCGGAGGATATGCTGTTCCTCATGTACACCTCGGGGACGACGGGCCAGCCGAAGGGCGTCAAGCACACGACCGGAGGCTACCTCGCATATACGGCGTGGACCAGCCACTCGGTGCTCGACATCAAACCCGAGGACACCTACTGGTGTTCGGCGGACATCGGGTGGATCACGGGTCACTCGTACATCGTCTACGGCCCGCTCGCGCTGGGCACGACGACCGTGATGTACGAGGGGACGCCCGATTACCCCGAGAAGGATCGGCTGTGGGATATCGTCGAGAAGAACCGTGTGGACGTGTTCTACACGGCGCCGACGGCGATCCGGGCGTTCATGAAATGGGGCCAGCAGTACCCCGACCAGCACGACCTGTCCTCGCTGCGGCTGCTGGGAACCGTGGGAGAGCCGATCAACCCGCGGGCGTGGAAGTGGTACTACAAACACATCGGCAACGAGGAGTGTCCGATCGTCGACACCTGGTGGCAGACCGAGACCGGCGGCATGATGATCACGACGCTGCCGGCGATCAATACCATGAAACCCGGCTCCGCCGGGCCTCCGCTGCCGGGCATCGACGCACAGGTGGTGGACGCCGAGGGTGACGAAGTCGACGCCGGCAAGGCCGGCTACGTGACGGTCAACAACCCGTGGCCCGGCATGCTCCGGACGCTGTACAAGAACGACGAGCGGTTCATCAACGAGTACTGGGACGAGTACTCCGACGCGGACGCCGACGAGTGGGTCTACTTCCCCGAGGACGGGGCGAAGATCGACGACGACGGCTACATCACCATCCTCGGCCGCGTCGACGACGTGATCAACGTCTCCGGCCACCGGCTGGGGACGATGGAGATCGAATCTGCTGTCGTCGGCGTCGAGGGCGTCGCGGAAGCCGCCGTCGTCGGCGGCGACCACGACGTCAAGGGCGAGGCGGTGTACGTCTACGCCATCCCCGAGGACGGCTACGAACCGAACGAGGACCTCGAGGAACAGGTCGTTGAGGGCGTCGTCGATGCGATCGGCCCGATCGCCCGACCCGAGGAAGTGATCTTCACGCCGGAACTGCCGAAGACGCGCTCGGGCAAGATCATGCGCCGCCTGCTCGAGGACATCGCGAGCGGCAACGAACTCGGTAACACCTCGACGCTCCGCAATCCCGAGGTCGTCGACGACATCAAGGAACAGGTCGCCGGGGACTGA
- a CDS encoding DUF7344 domain-containing protein codes for MSEASSAFDSVLDLCQHQHRRIVLGILAAEQRSLTLNDLAQTVLKYNHQTSITEVSEDVLTEIHLSLHHVHLPKLASEGIITYDPDRQLVEPTEQFERIQPTVSTIVDVDPTLEAPIEL; via the coding sequence ATGAGTGAGGCTTCCTCCGCCTTCGATTCGGTCCTCGACCTCTGTCAACACCAACATCGTCGGATCGTGCTGGGGATACTCGCAGCAGAACAGCGGTCGCTAACGCTGAATGACCTTGCGCAAACCGTCCTCAAGTACAACCATCAGACGTCAATTACAGAGGTCTCTGAGGACGTACTAACCGAGATTCACCTCTCACTCCATCACGTCCACCTTCCAAAGCTAGCTTCGGAAGGGATTATTACCTATGATCCGGACCGACAGCTCGTCGAACCGACCGAGCAGTTTGAGCGGATACAGCCGACCGTGTCTACGATCGTTGATGTTGACCCCACACTTGAAGCGCCGATCGAACTCTAA
- a CDS encoding HalOD1 output domain-containing protein — protein sequence MTPSHKEIGALGAVEAVGSMNSVEFDIDANIFRAEYDSSRDQPSLAIVAVVAAAANSDPNELSPLHSAIDTGALDDLLSGTATDDQKNVCFSFSYEGFAVTTFSEGTIEVKPMENT from the coding sequence ATGACTCCTTCCCACAAAGAAATCGGTGCCCTCGGTGCCGTTGAGGCCGTAGGCTCGATGAACAGCGTAGAGTTCGATATAGATGCGAATATCTTCCGGGCAGAGTACGACAGCAGTCGTGATCAGCCGAGTCTTGCAATAGTTGCCGTGGTAGCGGCTGCTGCCAACAGCGATCCTAACGAACTGTCTCCTCTTCATTCTGCGATCGATACAGGGGCTCTCGATGATCTTCTATCGGGAACAGCTACCGACGATCAGAAAAATGTCTGTTTCTCTTTTTCGTATGAGGGATTTGCAGTGACCACATTTAGTGAAGGAACGATTGAAGTTAAACCGATGGAGAACACGTGA
- a CDS encoding universal stress protein: MYEKILVPTDGSETSEAAVAHAIDLAEKYEAGLHALYVVDTDSMSLTLGGEQLDRIEQGRFGEMEEVRERAERATGYVADRAAERGLETVEHISAGRPHSQIADYVDDNGIDLVVMGSHGRTGVRRALLGSVTERTLRSVRVPVLVIDED; encoded by the coding sequence ATGTACGAGAAAATACTCGTTCCGACGGACGGGAGCGAGACATCCGAGGCGGCGGTCGCTCACGCGATCGACCTCGCCGAGAAATACGAAGCCGGGCTCCACGCCCTATACGTAGTCGATACCGATTCGATGAGTCTCACCCTCGGTGGTGAACAGCTCGATCGCATCGAGCAAGGACGCTTCGGCGAGATGGAGGAGGTCCGCGAGCGCGCCGAGCGAGCGACTGGCTACGTGGCCGATCGTGCGGCCGAACGGGGACTCGAAACCGTCGAGCACATCTCGGCGGGCCGACCCCACTCCCAGATCGCCGACTACGTCGACGATAACGGGATCGACCTCGTCGTCATGGGATCGCACGGCCGCACCGGCGTCCGTCGGGCGTTGCTCGGTAGCGTCACCGAGCGAACGCTCCGGTCGGTCCGCGTGCCGGTACTCGTCATCGACGAAGACTGA
- a CDS encoding helix-turn-helix domain-containing protein, which produces MATEATFTVPSDQFPLGTVFNQLPDVTVELERIIPARDVVIPYFWVRGTEVDDIESAFTEHPGTKEIRLVDSVEDEYLLRVEWAMDYDDVLTVLAETEVPLIEATGTNHQWTFEIRGDDRSDIAEFQQRCRELDIPTTLTELHALTPVETGTEAALTDTQQEALVLAYERGYFESPREATLEVLGEELGISQQAVGSRIRGGINHILGSTLSAVEYRS; this is translated from the coding sequence ATGGCTACTGAGGCGACGTTCACGGTTCCGTCCGACCAGTTCCCGCTGGGGACAGTGTTCAACCAATTGCCGGACGTGACGGTTGAGCTTGAGCGCATTATCCCCGCACGGGACGTAGTGATTCCCTATTTCTGGGTACGGGGAACCGAAGTTGATGACATTGAGAGCGCGTTCACCGAGCATCCCGGCACGAAAGAGATTCGACTCGTGGACTCCGTCGAAGACGAGTATCTGTTACGAGTCGAGTGGGCAATGGACTACGACGACGTGCTCACCGTACTGGCGGAGACGGAGGTACCGCTCATCGAGGCCACCGGTACGAACCACCAGTGGACGTTCGAGATCCGCGGTGACGACCGAAGCGACATCGCCGAATTTCAACAACGCTGTCGAGAACTGGACATCCCGACCACGCTGACAGAGTTGCACGCGCTCACACCGGTCGAAACGGGGACCGAAGCCGCCCTCACCGACACCCAGCAAGAGGCGCTGGTACTCGCCTACGAGCGTGGCTACTTTGAGTCCCCTCGTGAGGCCACGCTAGAGGTGCTCGGTGAGGAGCTTGGCATCTCACAACAGGCCGTTGGATCCCGCATCCGAGGTGGGATCAACCACATCCTCGGGAGTACGCTCTCCGCTGTCGAATACCGATCTTGA
- a CDS encoding helix-turn-helix domain-containing protein → MAIEASFTVPQPEFPLNTIFEQLPDVTIELDRVVPTDDAIIPYFWIHSKNLGGLTTDLSDDKGVDEFKKIDELEEEMLVRIKWNLDHESILTAIVNTEVTLLSGLGEQKNWTFEVRSSDQESLSEFQSYCRENDILIELTQLHALSPLKSDREFDLTEGQRSALVLAYSRGYFDSPRKATQDDIADELQVSRQAVSSRLQRGLRRLVASTLITTQE, encoded by the coding sequence ATGGCGATTGAAGCTTCATTTACTGTCCCACAACCCGAGTTCCCTTTGAATACAATTTTTGAACAGTTGCCAGACGTAACCATTGAATTAGATCGCGTTGTTCCAACGGACGATGCCATCATACCGTACTTCTGGATTCACTCGAAAAATCTTGGAGGGCTCACAACTGATTTGAGTGATGATAAGGGGGTTGATGAGTTCAAAAAGATCGACGAATTAGAGGAGGAGATGCTCGTCCGCATCAAGTGGAATCTCGACCACGAAAGCATTCTAACCGCCATCGTCAACACTGAAGTCACACTCCTTTCCGGACTGGGAGAACAGAAGAACTGGACATTTGAAGTTAGAAGTAGCGATCAAGAGAGTCTCTCCGAATTCCAATCGTACTGCCGGGAGAATGATATCCTCATTGAACTCACCCAACTCCACGCACTCTCGCCACTCAAATCCGATCGAGAATTCGATTTAACCGAGGGACAGCGGTCAGCATTGGTACTTGCCTACTCTCGTGGGTACTTCGATTCGCCGCGAAAAGCCACGCAAGACGATATCGCTGACGAACTCCAGGTCAGCCGACAAGCGGTTTCATCGCGTTTGCAGCGCGGTCTTCGACGCCTCGTAGCAAGCACTCTGATAACGACTCAAGAGTAA
- a CDS encoding DUF7405 family protein, translating into MTDDTTPDRSRRAFVRAAVAAGASAALVGCLEDGTTLQAPAGVEAPSSLPDRQHAWNDALHEDRDGNVSPPEHHVFLGLSLSAEPDETARETVRTALREVEKAIAWGPDGVLFTLGYTPAYFDRFDAPLGDAVDLPEPEPILALTAESDVTVDTNDALLHLASDDGAAVLAVEQALFGDRDRLNGRSLSASLEGVFDRTARRTGFVGPGLPADRQDGLDGIPDGEPVPDEAPFFMGFRSGFRESQATEDRVTIREGPFAGGSTQHFETLELDLEVWYDESDHEQRVARLFSPAHAEREAVGEVGERLGTETGVASVADDVRDHARDEGVVGHAQKLARARDDGTPTLLRRDVNTTDDDVCGVHFVSLQREMSEFTRVREAMLGEEFGRYGLGPRQGNGILRYLRVRRWGSYLVPPRPRRALPRPDPDGEDSEADDAPKEKDGSGDG; encoded by the coding sequence ATGACAGACGACACGACACCGGACCGATCGCGACGGGCGTTCGTCCGCGCGGCGGTCGCGGCCGGCGCGAGCGCCGCGCTCGTCGGCTGTCTCGAGGACGGGACGACGCTGCAGGCACCCGCCGGCGTCGAAGCGCCGTCGTCGCTCCCCGACCGACAACACGCCTGGAACGACGCGCTCCACGAGGATCGGGACGGGAACGTCAGCCCGCCCGAACACCACGTCTTCCTCGGGTTGTCGCTCTCGGCGGAGCCGGACGAGACGGCCCGCGAAACCGTGCGAACGGCGTTGCGAGAAGTCGAGAAAGCGATCGCGTGGGGCCCCGACGGCGTCCTCTTCACGCTCGGGTACACCCCCGCGTACTTCGATCGGTTCGACGCGCCCCTCGGCGACGCCGTCGACCTTCCGGAGCCGGAGCCGATCCTCGCGCTCACCGCCGAGAGCGACGTGACGGTCGACACGAACGACGCGCTCTTGCACCTCGCGAGCGACGACGGCGCGGCGGTACTCGCCGTCGAACAGGCCCTGTTCGGCGATCGCGACCGGCTCAACGGCCGTTCGCTGTCGGCGTCGCTCGAGGGCGTCTTCGACCGGACGGCCCGTCGAACGGGCTTCGTCGGGCCCGGCCTGCCGGCCGATCGACAGGACGGGCTGGACGGCATCCCCGACGGCGAGCCGGTACCCGACGAAGCGCCGTTCTTCATGGGGTTTCGATCCGGCTTTCGGGAAAGCCAGGCGACCGAGGACCGGGTAACGATCCGGGAGGGGCCGTTCGCCGGCGGCTCGACGCAGCACTTCGAAACCCTCGAGCTCGACCTCGAGGTATGGTACGACGAGAGCGACCACGAGCAACGCGTCGCGCGGCTGTTCAGCCCCGCACACGCCGAACGGGAGGCGGTCGGCGAGGTCGGCGAGCGGCTCGGGACCGAAACCGGCGTCGCGTCGGTCGCCGACGACGTCCGCGACCACGCTCGCGACGAGGGCGTCGTCGGCCACGCACAGAAGCTCGCTCGAGCCCGGGACGACGGGACGCCGACGCTGCTCCGACGGGACGTGAACACGACCGACGACGACGTCTGCGGCGTCCACTTCGTCTCCCTGCAACGGGAAATGTCGGAGTTTACCCGCGTCCGGGAGGCGATGCTCGGCGAGGAGTTCGGCCGGTACGGGCTCGGTCCGCGTCAGGGTAACGGTATCCTCCGGTACCTCCGGGTACGGCGCTGGGGAAGCTACCTCGTTCCGCCGCGGCCCCGCCGGGCGCTCCCGCGACCTGACCCGGACGGTGAGGACTCCGAAGCGGACGACGCCCCGAAGGAAAAAGACGGTAGCGGCGACGGCTAG
- a CDS encoding VC_2705 family sodium/solute symporter: MTGIPAVPLQESLLPESLDISFKLLPAALVIGMLGLFLAIGFVFRVADTENMWVAGRSIGNVENGMAIGANWMSAASYLGMAASIALAGFYGLVYVVGWTTGYFILLIFMAAQLRRFGKYTAPDFVGDRFNSDTARAIAAITTFLIGFVYAIGQAKGMALVGLYVFGDYGGLIPGLDGYQVMVVAMMTITVGYLTLSGMLGATKNQAVQYTILIIAFVAGLYAVGWTQGYSTVLPQLEYGMLIDSLGEEFSEPFATSSYYLWVATTFSLIVGTCGLPHVLVRFYTVESERTARWSTVWGLFFICILYWSAPAFAAFGTSLYSENVRATYGDPGMASAASEVIVVLAAQLAELPQWFVGLVAAGGIAAAIATIAGLFIAGSSAISHDIYTNIINEDATQRQQILVGRLSIVALGALTTLAALDPASSIAALVGYAFALAGSVLFPMFFLGMWWENTNRPGALAGMTTGLVGWSIPMINEIVPTYISSLEAPLSAGLAQWMPAIGSALITLPVVFIVTIAVSLVTDEPDMETKRVVRQCHSPEPMAQQQTAEDVVTDGGETPADD; this comes from the coding sequence ATGACGGGGATTCCGGCCGTTCCGCTGCAGGAGAGTCTCCTGCCGGAGTCGCTCGACATCTCGTTCAAGTTGCTCCCGGCCGCTCTGGTCATCGGGATGCTCGGGCTGTTCCTCGCGATCGGGTTCGTCTTCCGCGTGGCCGACACCGAGAACATGTGGGTCGCCGGCCGCTCGATCGGGAACGTCGAGAACGGGATGGCGATCGGCGCCAACTGGATGTCGGCAGCGTCGTACCTCGGGATGGCGGCCTCGATCGCGCTGGCCGGCTTCTACGGGCTGGTGTACGTCGTCGGCTGGACGACGGGGTACTTCATCCTGCTCATCTTCATGGCCGCGCAACTGCGACGATTCGGGAAGTACACGGCGCCCGACTTCGTCGGCGACCGATTCAACTCCGACACCGCGCGCGCGATCGCCGCGATCACGACGTTCCTCATCGGGTTCGTCTACGCCATCGGCCAGGCGAAGGGCATGGCCCTCGTCGGGCTGTACGTCTTCGGCGACTACGGTGGCCTCATCCCCGGCCTCGACGGCTACCAGGTGATGGTCGTCGCCATGATGACGATCACCGTCGGCTACCTGACGCTGTCGGGGATGCTGGGCGCGACGAAGAACCAGGCCGTCCAGTACACCATCCTCATCATCGCGTTCGTGGCCGGGCTCTACGCCGTCGGCTGGACGCAGGGCTACTCGACGGTCCTGCCCCAGCTCGAGTACGGCATGCTGATCGACAGCCTCGGCGAAGAGTTCAGCGAGCCGTTCGCGACCTCGAGTTACTACCTGTGGGTCGCGACGACGTTCTCGCTGATCGTCGGGACCTGCGGACTGCCCCACGTGCTGGTGCGGTTCTACACGGTCGAAAGCGAGCGGACGGCCCGCTGGTCGACCGTCTGGGGGCTGTTCTTCATCTGCATCCTGTACTGGAGCGCCCCCGCGTTCGCGGCGTTCGGGACGAGTCTCTACTCGGAGAACGTCCGCGCGACGTACGGCGATCCCGGCATGGCCAGCGCGGCCAGCGAGGTCATCGTCGTGCTGGCGGCTCAGCTAGCGGAACTCCCGCAGTGGTTCGTCGGACTGGTTGCTGCCGGCGGTATCGCCGCGGCGATCGCGACGATTGCCGGCCTGTTCATCGCCGGCTCCTCGGCGATCAGCCACGACATCTACACGAACATCATCAACGAGGACGCGACGCAGCGCCAGCAGATCCTCGTCGGGCGCCTCTCGATCGTCGCGCTGGGCGCGCTGACTACGCTGGCCGCGCTCGACCCGGCGTCGTCGATCGCCGCGCTAGTCGGCTACGCGTTCGCGCTGGCCGGCTCCGTGCTGTTCCCGATGTTCTTCCTCGGAATGTGGTGGGAGAACACCAACCGTCCGGGCGCCCTCGCGGGGATGACCACCGGGCTGGTCGGCTGGTCGATTCCGATGATCAACGAGATCGTCCCGACCTACATATCCTCGCTCGAGGCACCGCTGTCGGCGGGACTGGCCCAGTGGATGCCGGCTATCGGCTCGGCGCTGATCACCCTGCCGGTAGTCTTCATCGTCACCATCGCGGTCTCGCTGGTGACCGACGAACCGGACATGGAGACTAAGCGAGTCGTCAGACAGTGCCACAGCCCCGAACCGATGGCACAGCAACAGACCGCCGAAGACGTCGTGACCGACGGGGGCGAGACCCCCGCGGACGACTGA
- a CDS encoding DUF2270 domain-containing protein has product MTDSSNDEFDPTAPDQREIGREMVDDSTGLGSVMAHVYRGEIDRVGTWRQRLDQTTTWAVTLMAAILTWAFSSTDNPHYLLLIGIVVVTIFLGIEARRYRDYDVFRSRARVIQENLFANALDPSQGTESHDWRAELSRDYRRPTLKVSVSEALANRLQRVYLALLSVLLVAWVFRITAFAPRQDWLTTAEIGRIPGIAVVAIVGVFYVVLLGVTFWPRERHAKGEFREGDPDDWKETDR; this is encoded by the coding sequence ATGACCGACTCGAGTAACGACGAGTTCGACCCAACAGCACCAGACCAGCGGGAGATCGGCCGCGAAATGGTTGACGACAGTACGGGGCTCGGTTCGGTGATGGCCCACGTCTATCGTGGAGAGATCGACCGAGTGGGGACGTGGCGACAGCGCCTCGACCAGACGACGACGTGGGCGGTGACGCTGATGGCAGCAATCTTGACGTGGGCGTTTTCGAGTACCGATAACCCGCACTATCTCTTGCTGATCGGGATCGTTGTCGTCACTATCTTTCTGGGCATCGAAGCACGGCGGTACCGGGACTACGATGTCTTTCGCTCTCGTGCTCGAGTCATCCAAGAGAACCTGTTCGCAAACGCCCTCGATCCGTCCCAAGGCACTGAAAGTCACGACTGGCGGGCGGAACTAAGTAGGGACTATCGCAGGCCGACGCTGAAAGTCTCGGTATCCGAAGCACTCGCAAACCGACTCCAGCGTGTGTACCTTGCGCTGCTCAGTGTCCTACTGGTCGCATGGGTCTTCAGGATTACAGCGTTCGCGCCGCGCCAAGACTGGCTGACAACCGCTGAAATCGGCCGTATCCCCGGGATTGCTGTGGTTGCCATTGTGGGTGTGTTCTACGTCGTACTGCTTGGCGTTACCTTCTGGCCCCGTGAGCGCCATGCCAAGGGTGAATTCCGTGAAGGGGACCCAGACGACTGGAAAGAGACAGACCGATAA
- a CDS encoding HalOD1 output domain-containing protein: MTNHDNLDEIIPVYKVDLEATDQSTSAIVIQTITELTGQEPDELEPLWDSVDPEALDSFVARAEETETPCRLAFEYQGYTVKIDADGELRIAPSEEPLLINA, translated from the coding sequence ATGACTAACCACGACAACTTGGATGAAATAATCCCCGTGTACAAAGTCGATTTAGAGGCCACCGATCAATCAACGAGTGCCATAGTGATCCAAACCATCACAGAGTTGACTGGACAGGAGCCGGACGAACTCGAACCATTGTGGGACAGCGTGGATCCGGAAGCGCTGGATTCGTTTGTTGCCCGCGCTGAGGAGACCGAAACCCCGTGTCGACTTGCCTTCGAGTATCAGGGATACACAGTGAAGATTGATGCGGATGGCGAGCTTCGAATCGCCCCAAGTGAAGAACCACTACTGATAAACGCGTAG
- a CDS encoding DUF4212 domain-containing protein, which yields MPDNNSRNEAQDGRPEGSRDLETDGGVAGHGQAHRNTDYLSQEVNLLKPSTPFMRDHLRIVWTGFVIWVLAVWGPVTLTYLATDVMTTQMPVLGFPLHYFLVAFGAPTSALILSFWYSRKRDALDEKYGIDHATVETTERGGGATAADGGADE from the coding sequence ATGCCAGATAATAACTCACGCAACGAGGCGCAAGATGGCCGTCCGGAGGGGTCGAGAGACCTCGAGACGGACGGCGGGGTGGCCGGCCACGGCCAAGCCCATCGAAATACCGACTACCTCAGTCAGGAGGTCAACCTGCTCAAGCCGAGCACGCCGTTCATGCGCGATCACCTGCGGATCGTCTGGACGGGCTTTGTCATCTGGGTACTCGCCGTCTGGGGGCCGGTGACGCTGACGTACCTGGCGACGGACGTGATGACGACCCAGATGCCGGTGCTCGGCTTCCCGCTGCACTACTTCCTGGTCGCGTTCGGCGCGCCGACGAGCGCGCTGATCCTCTCGTTCTGGTACTCGCGCAAGCGGGACGCGCTCGATGAGAAGTACGGCATCGATCACGCGACCGTCGAGACGACCGAGCGCGGCGGCGGTGCGACCGCCGCCGACGGAGGTGCCGACGAATGA
- a CDS encoding cupin domain-containing protein yields MEKVNERDLEWQAYDREETTFRRKELSNAVDADELGCSLYELPPGTRSWPYHYHTANEEALYVLAGDGQLRTDDGPAPLTAGDYVTLPADASGGHRVVNDGDKPLRYLAISTMNEPDVTVYPEMNKLGVFVGSPPGGRDERSLEGYYDMDDDVPYWDA; encoded by the coding sequence ATGGAGAAAGTCAACGAACGCGACCTCGAGTGGCAGGCGTACGATCGCGAGGAGACGACGTTTCGCCGGAAGGAACTCTCGAACGCCGTCGACGCCGACGAGTTGGGCTGTAGTCTCTACGAACTCCCGCCCGGCACCCGCTCGTGGCCCTACCACTACCACACGGCGAACGAGGAGGCGCTGTACGTGCTGGCCGGCGACGGACAGCTACGGACCGACGACGGTCCCGCCCCGCTGACGGCGGGCGACTACGTGACGCTGCCGGCGGACGCGAGCGGCGGCCACCGCGTCGTCAACGACGGCGACAAACCGCTGCGCTATCTGGCAATTTCGACGATGAACGAGCCCGACGTCACCGTCTACCCGGAGATGAACAAACTCGGCGTCTTCGTCGGCTCGCCGCCCGGCGGCCGGGACGAGCGGTCGCTCGAGGGCTATTACGATATGGACGACGACGTGCCGTACTGGGACGCGTAG
- a CDS encoding DUF7344 domain-containing protein translates to MNEETRESGEIPKAEIATPVEDISVDVIFELISHQRRHAILDLLLTYDQSLTITDLRNEIVEKEEDTEITEISSEQVKQVHISLHHVHIPKLEEKGIVNYDSDRSIVEPTEKLSQLEPFLSQL, encoded by the coding sequence ATGAATGAGGAAACCAGAGAGAGTGGAGAAATTCCAAAAGCGGAAATAGCCACGCCAGTAGAGGACATTTCGGTAGATGTAATCTTCGAATTGATCTCTCACCAACGTCGGCATGCAATTCTTGATCTCCTTCTAACTTACGACCAATCATTAACTATCACTGATCTTCGTAACGAGATCGTCGAAAAGGAGGAGGACACAGAAATAACCGAGATCTCCAGCGAACAGGTGAAACAGGTTCATATATCATTGCACCACGTTCACATTCCAAAATTAGAGGAGAAAGGAATCGTCAACTATGACTCGGACCGGAGTATCGTTGAGCCAACGGAGAAACTTAGCCAACTGGAACCGTTCCTCAGTCAACTATAA
- a CDS encoding tRNA (cytidine(56)-2'-O)-methyltransferase — MHDEPDVAVLRLGHRPGRDDRMTTHVGLTARALGADRVWFPDNAGQSLETVADITDRFGGPFEAELTDSPKALIRNWEGRVVHLTMYGERVQDVEDDIRAARSNGDESESDVDSEGDDEGEPLLIVVGSEKVPFDVYEEADWNVGVTNQPHSEVAGLAVFLDRLFEGRELEQEWEGADRTVIPMETGKRVEPAGEEDASD; from the coding sequence ATGCACGACGAACCCGACGTCGCCGTCCTCCGGCTCGGCCACCGGCCCGGACGCGACGACAGGATGACGACCCATGTCGGCCTCACGGCCCGCGCGCTGGGCGCCGACCGGGTCTGGTTCCCCGACAACGCCGGCCAGTCGCTCGAGACCGTCGCCGATATCACCGACCGCTTCGGCGGCCCGTTCGAGGCCGAACTGACGGACTCGCCGAAGGCGCTCATCCGCAACTGGGAGGGCCGAGTCGTCCACCTCACGATGTACGGCGAGCGCGTGCAGGACGTGGAAGACGACATTCGGGCAGCCCGCTCGAACGGGGACGAAAGCGAGAGCGACGTCGACAGCGAGGGCGACGACGAAGGCGAGCCGCTACTGATCGTCGTCGGCTCCGAGAAGGTCCCCTTCGACGTCTACGAGGAAGCCGACTGGAACGTCGGCGTCACGAACCAGCCCCACTCCGAAGTGGCCGGCCTCGCCGTCTTCCTCGACCGGCTGTTCGAAGGCCGCGAACTCGAGCAGGAGTGGGAAGGCGCCGACCGCACGGTAATTCCGATGGAGACGGGCAAGCGCGTCGAACCGGCAGGGGAGGAAGACGCGTCCGACTAG